ACGAGCACCGACGCCCCGCCGCCGAAACCGTTGCACAGGCCCACGAACTGCGGCATGGCGGTCATGGGCACCTTGAGCGCCCAGATGGCGCCGATCGCTCCGCCGAGGACGATACCCGCGACGATGAACTCGAACCGGACGATCTGCTGGTCGATCAGCGTCACCACGATGGCGATGAACATGCCCAGGGCGCTCAGGCGGTTGCCCCGCACCGCGGTGCGGGGATGGGAGAGGCCCTTCAGCCCGAATACAAACAGGGAAGCGGCGACGAGATAGGCGAAGCGGACGAGATCGGGGGACATCCGCCTACTCCTTTCTCTTGAACATGTCCAGCATGCGGTTGGTCACGAGGTAGCCGCCGACCACGTTGATCGTGGCGAAAACCACGGCGGCGGTTCCGAGGACCGTGGTCAGCGTCGAGTACTGGGTTCCGGCCGAGAGGATGGCACCGATGATCGTGATCCCCGATATGGCGTTCGAGCCGGACATCAGCGGCGTGTGGAGAATGGGCGGGACCTTGGTGATGACTTCGAATCCGACGAACACCGCCAGGACGAAAATGGTCAATATGGCAATGGTTTCACCCATGTGGCACTCCTCGATTCGTTCGCCGGTACAAGGCCGTTCGCCGGTACAAGCCCGCTCAGCCGGTACCGTCAAGTACGGAACGGACCAGTTCGTTGACGATCTCGCCGTCGCGGGTAACGGTCGCGCCCTGCACGATATCGTCGTCCACGGTCGCGTCCAGCG
The sequence above is drawn from the Gemmatimonadota bacterium genome and encodes:
- a CDS encoding NAD(P) transhydrogenase subunit alpha, giving the protein MGETIAILTIFVLAVFVGFEVITKVPPILHTPLMSGSNAISGITIIGAILSAGTQYSTLTTVLGTAAVVFATINVVGGYLVTNRMLDMFKRKE